The sequence below is a genomic window from Bombus pascuorum chromosome 15, iyBomPasc1.1, whole genome shotgun sequence.
AAAGGTTCGTTCGCTTGAACAGTAGCCTGAAGAGTATGTTGGATGCGAATAACAGTAACAACGACGATGCGATTggttattttcgaaaattttccgAAAcaggtaaataaaataagtgggaaacgtagaataatattttttcatacgaGCCTTCgtttttgaaaatgtaaatatttgaacgaatatttacaaagtttcCTTATGTACTTTTCCCTAATAATCTATGCTTAATCTttaatctttcattttatcgatCAATATAACCGGAACCATATATATTTGCTTAACCCAAGCAGCTAACGACATTGGAGACAAGAAAGGATGGAACATTACACCAAAACGGCAACTCGTATTGGGCACCTATAGATTGTCACGGAAGATGGATGGTaagtttgttaaataattaatgaaaactgATGGGTAGAAGAATATGTTAATTCGACTTCACCTATTGTGATTATTTACAGAAAGCAAAACCTACGTAAGCAGTATATCTGAATTGATAATGGTACATTCTTTACTTTGCGACACAGTATCCCTCATAAATGCTGCTTTTGGTGTCGTACTACTAGCCGTCACTGTATCCTGTCTATTACATCTAGTCATCACACCGTATTTCTTGATCGTGCAAGCTAATGAAAAACACGAATGGATATTTCTAGTCGTACAAGCTGGATGGTGTATCATTCACATAAGCAGAATGCTGATAATCGTTCAACCTAGCTATTCCACAATCGCAGAGGTAAAAGATGAGAGAAAGCAAAGTGGAGAGGAAAGAAGGGAAGAACGATAGTTCAAAACTATTTCGATTTCAGGGAAAAAGAACAGCAGCTCTCGTTAGTCAGTtactttcttcttgttttGAAGCAGACGCCCGACGagaattggaaatattttcgctTCAATTGTTGCATCGACCTTTGGAGTTCTCAGCATGCGGACTCTTTTCCTTAGACAGAAACTTAATAACGTCGGTAAGAATTCTTGATTACTCGTATGAGAAGCAAATGCATTTAAGCAATACgtaaaacatatattattatatttatattaattgtgTGCATGTACGCACATATGATTTAGATCGCGGGAGTTATAACAACGTATCTCGTTATCCTGGTACAATACTGAGCAAGAGAGGAAGAGTGATAGAGAGACAATCGCATATTACGATAATGACATTTAATATACCAATTCTCGTAAACAGcgataatatacaaatacaagTTACTCGTATCGTAATCCAACTACTAATAATAACGAGTTGTtccatcgatcgaacgatcgacgtTTAATTAAGAGCGCACCTCGTACGGTGTCTAGAACTAGACGTCAGTCACAGCCTATCCAAAATATTCCTCGGCCTCGTCTTTCTGTATCTCTGAGAAGGGAATAAGATCGCCTAAAAACGGGAAACTTGAATAGTCTCGTTTGAAGAAGCCAGGTATCTCCTCGTTGAATCAACTTATATGCCTATGTATACATACGATTGTATAAGACAAATACAACCTATCGTATACTGACTCATTTTCTCTCACTTTGTCCAATGCACTCTATGCACTCTTTTTCGTACAAATTACTCTAGCAATAAATATTGGATCGCTCCAAATATCTAACTGTGTGATGGTTGGCTATCGGCTCGCGCGCGACCTATACGTCTGCTTGTAACACACATCGTACAGACATAAATGATAAACGTGTGAACGTGTATCGCAGCTGACTTATCGTATTATGGATACACTTTCTGCATTGTCGAAAACCAAACAGTAACCAGATTGCTGCGAACGTTACTTCCTCGCTCGCGCGAGAGTGTTCAATTTACTGTGGCTGCTGTAACCGGAGGTTGCGCTTTCTGATGCGCAACCTGCAGCAGATTATCGCAGCAACTATCTTTCGTCAGGTTCAAACCTTTCGATCTTTGACAAGTCATCAAGTTCTCAGGATTTAACTCCGCATCGTTTTCTCCTTTGTTTTGATGACGAGCATTACACTGACAGGGACTTGTATGCCGATGAAGTCGAGAGAAACACTCGCTACAAACTCTCACGGGATTATACAGTTGTTCGCTGGGTAGTGGTGTCGAATTCTCGGAACAATCCGCACAGAAGATCTTACCGCAGCATCTGCGATAGATGAGCAAATAActcattgtaaaattatattcttgtaTTCATTCTACATTGAACTGTATTAAATAACTAGTTTATCCAAAGATATTACTAAACAGTAATTACGACATTACAAATGCCACTGCCCTGTGTGCCGCGTACCTGCAATGATGCTTACGTCGTCCCAGCCAAAATTCCGTATCGCATCCCATGCATCGACTTACCGCGTGATCGGGTACCCAGAGAATAGGAGCAGGACCCAATTCTTCCACTGCTTCCCAAGACATGTCTGAAGGCAATGATTCTCCATGGTCGCCGGTACTTCCAACTGAATCTGGTAACGATCCCTGAAACAAAAAGTCATATTCAATCGACTTCTTTTAATTGTGCCTTTgatactttctttcttcttttttttctatctttcttcttttttccctcctttcttctctccCCCCCCTCCTctctcactcactcactctctctctctctctcactctcatGAAAGTGTCTTATTAGAGaaactgtatttattttttgatgaTGTACGTTTTGATTACTTTATGTGGAATAATTTGTAATCAACTCACAATATCATCAACACGATCGATCTCTGCATTATGATTACAAACTTGCTTGATCAGAGCCATTCTCGTCGTATGTAACTCCTTCCTTAATGCTTCCTCCTTTAACtgaaaagtaataaaagaaagaaaga
It includes:
- the LOC132914633 gene encoding gustatory receptor for sugar taste 43a-like isoform X2 codes for the protein MELKRIEKRRKTPYNGDLCRAIFPIYYLGKLCGVVPVRFYVHASEGCQARLNIIDLVYSLCVLILLLGAEIWGLWRDMKDGWEHSTRLKFRTAVIATCSDVLGVMSLTVVCIVGSPFRWKYLQLVINKLIEVDRKIGVSSAKKARRFTICLTICSLVYLWFNSILDFYSWSRKTKNETITDKGPINYAPLYVMYTVIISAEIQYSVATYNIGQRFVRLNSSLKSMLDANNSNNDDAIGYFRKFSETANDIGDKKGWNITPKRQLVLGTYRLSRKMDESKTYVSSISELIMVHSLLCDTVSLINAAFGVVLLAVTVSCLLHLVITPYFLIVQANEKHEWIFLVVQAGWCIIHISRMLIIVQPSYSTIAEGKRTAALVSQLLSSCFEADARRELEIFSLQLLHRPLEFSACGLFSLDRNLITSIAGVITTYLVILVQY
- the LOC132914633 gene encoding gustatory receptor for sugar taste 43a-like isoform X1, encoding MELKRIEKRRKTPYNGDLCRAIFPIYYLGKLCGVVPVRFYVHASEGCQARLNIIDLVYSLCVLILLLGAEIWGLWRDMKDGWEHSTRLKFRTAVIATCSDVLGVMSLTVVCIVGSPFRWKYLQLVINKLIEVDRKIGVSSAKKARRFTICLTICSLVYLWFNSILDFYSWSRKTKNETITDKGPINYAPLYVMYTVIISAEIQYSVATYNIGQRFVRLNSSLKSMLDANNSNNDDAIGYFRKFSETANDIGDKKGWNITPKRQLVLGTYRLSRKMDESKTYVSSISELIMVHSLLCDTVSLINAAFGVVLLAVTVSCLLHLVITPYFLIVQANEKHEWIFLVVQAGWCIIHISRMLIIVQPSYSTIAEGKRTAALVSQLLSSCFEADARRELEIFSLQLLHRPLEFSACGLFSLDRNLITSVRILDYSYEKQMHLSNT